Part of the Nitrospirota bacterium genome is shown below.
AGAAATATCGGGCCAGGCATTCGCTACGCCAACCTTTTTAGCATCTTCCCATATCGACGATTACCTTCCTCCAACGCCGCTTGGAACTTTTTCTCCCGCGCGGGAGTCTGAGCCGGTGTCACGATGAGACATTTCCCGTCTGTCTTGATGTTGAGGGGCGTGTCTGCATCGATCTCCAGGAGATCGAGCACGCCGCGATCAATCACCAGGGCCAGACTATTGCCGTGCTTCGTCAACTTCTTCACCATACGCACACCTCCATACTGGTACTACAATGTGGTACCAGTATAGCATCGGCGCTTCGCATGGTAAAGCATTCCGCTCTTACGCTTAGCCAGGGAGGGCACCGCTGTGTTTCTGGAGAAAGGGAAAATGTCAGGAATCGTCTCTTGAGTCGCGAGTGAGGTCCTCTTCAATAGCCACCGATCGCCCGCCGACAAAAGTCAGACAGAGTAGCCCCAGTCCAATCCAGACCAGTTCGCGGAACCGCCGCAGCAGCGCGAAGGTGATGCCGGTGACTTCGCTATAGCCGAAAGCTGTGAGCAGTAACAAATTGCCTCCGTCTTGGGCGCCAAGGCTGCCGGGAATGAAGAAGGTACCGCCTTTGATAAAGACGGAGAGGGCGCCGATGGAGATAGCGGAGAGGGCCATGGCAGGACCGCCGAGATAATAGATGATGACGTACACCTCCAAGGCCTCAGACAGCCAGCCCAACAAGAAGAGCCCGGTGGAGGCATAAAAGGCCGGACGTTTGTGGCGGTAGAAGTCCAAGATCGTGCGATCCAGCGACCGTAGCTTTTCCTCTCGCGCTTCGAGATAAGCAATCTTCAGCCCGACCTTCCGCAGAAATTCCAAAAGCCAGGTAAAGAGCCCTTGCCGCTGCACGAACACGAAGGCCGCTGTCCCGAAAGCCAATAGGCCCACGCTTAAGAGCGCCGCTGCCACGGTCTGACCGGATGAATCGTTCCCGCCCAACAGCCACACGCCCAACGCAATGCCGAGCAGAATGAACAGGACTTCGGCAATCGTCATCGTCGTTTTCGCAATGATGACCGAGGCGAGCCCCTCCACCATCGGCACATCGTGTTTCTTGAGCAGATAGGCCTTGAGCGGTTCGCCCCCGACATAAGCGGTCGGTGTGGTCATGTTCACCACTTCCCCTGCCGTCCTGATCGCAAGGATGCGCCAGAAGGGAATCGCCTTGGCCGAGGGCCCCAGCGTCACTTTCCACCCGTAGGCTTCGATCGCATACATGATGACGGAGGGAATCAACATGACGAGGAGCGCGACCGGCCCGAGCTGCGCCGCCGCGTCATAGATATTCCCAGGACCGATATGCCAGACGATAAGGCCGAGAGTGAGGAGACCGACGATGAGTAGGAAGAGTCTAAACACTGGTAGTAGCGGAAGGTCTGATTACCCAGAGCATCAAACAGGAAAACACCATGGAACCGATTGAGGCCATCCAGAGGAACCAGTCCAGCTTGCCCAGGATCGCGAAGAGCAGCACGACAACGGAAAAATCGCGGCTCGCAACGTTCTTGAGCATGAAGTCGGCCCAGGCAGCCTGCACCGGGGTCTTCCAGCAGTTTGCGGATTTAATCTTCTGCGCGAGGGTGACGAACCAGAACGACAGTCCATTGCCCAGGATCGCCGCAGCCCCAAGAGCCAGGGGAATCCAGGCGCCCTCGCTCCCGGCCAGACGCAGGTAGGAGCCCACTGCGATGCCGGCGAAAATCGCCATATGCACCACGTTGTCCATCGCGATATCGAGCCAGGCCCCGAAGGGCGACTCGGTGAAGGTCAACCGCGCCACTTCTCCATCGCAACAGTCGATGACCGCCGCGAGCTGGAACAGGAGCGCGGCCACGATGCCGGAGCTGTAGGTTCCGAGGCCGAAGCCCGCGGCTGAGACCAGCCCGACCACCGTCGCAATCATCGTAATGGCGTTCGGCGAGAGGCCTGAGGCGAGAAAGAGACGGGTGAACCAGCGGGAAACCTTCCGATTGAAAAACCGGTCGACGAATCCTTCGAGGTCGCCCTTGAGGGAATTGAAGAGCTTCTTCTCGGCAGCCTTCACATCGGCTGCCTCGCGCACGATCTGATACCAATGGAAGCGGTTCGTTTCGGTGGATAGAACCCGCACCTGCC
Proteins encoded:
- a CDS encoding AbrB/MazE/SpoVT family DNA-binding domain-containing protein, encoding MVKKLTKHGNSLALVIDRGVLDLLEIDADTPLNIKTDGKCLIVTPAQTPAREKKFQAALEEGNRRYGKMLKRLA
- a CDS encoding CDP-alcohol phosphatidyltransferase family protein → MNESAVQKQTDVQGLSTAILLPSVSLFGEPAELYADDAGPLTSVVGIGLFHRTVLTLQRAGIRQLMVLVGPEEDQLKQALGKGPRVTIPVRWMPIREFPLDDARTWEALAAEVRGFCLLSGVQGIFSCPLIESLRREVQEGQAIVVAQAHHERDRQPRRSSLRVKVQEGRLLSMTSRQDEASLIATDLVVLPSSFMKAAGQAGLETGIVPVRRWLELAAVEGQVRVLSTETNRFHWYQIVREAADVKAAEKKLFNSLKGDLEGFVDRFFNRKVSRWFTRLFLASGLSPNAITMIATVVGLVSAAGFGLGTYSSGIVAALLFQLAAVIDCCDGEVARLTFTESPFGAWLDIAMDNVVHMAIFAGIAVGSYLRLAGSEGAWIPLALGAAAILGNGLSFWFVTLAQKIKSANCWKTPVQAAWADFMLKNVASRDFSVVVLLFAILGKLDWFLWMASIGSMVFSCLMLWVIRPSATTSV
- a CDS encoding lysylphosphatidylglycerol synthase transmembrane domain-containing protein; amino-acid sequence: MFRLFLLIVGLLTLGLIVWHIGPGNIYDAAAQLGPVALLVMLIPSVIMYAIEAYGWKVTLGPSAKAIPFWRILAIRTAGEVVNMTTPTAYVGGEPLKAYLLKKHDVPMVEGLASVIIAKTTMTIAEVLFILLGIALGVWLLGGNDSSGQTVAAALLSVGLLAFGTAAFVFVQRQGLFTWLLEFLRKVGLKIAYLEAREEKLRSLDRTILDFYRHKRPAFYASTGLFLLGWLSEALEVYVIIYYLGGPAMALSAISIGALSVFIKGGTFFIPGSLGAQDGGNLLLLTAFGYSEVTGITFALLRRFRELVWIGLGLLCLTFVGGRSVAIEEDLTRDSRDDS